In Sphingobacteriaceae bacterium, the following proteins share a genomic window:
- the trxA gene encoding thioredoxin, with product MALEITDANFEELVLKSDKPVLVDFWAEWCGPCRMVGPVVEELSKEYEGKAVIGKVNVDLNSNISANYGIRNIPTLLYFKNGQLVDKQVGVVPKSALAAKLDAQM from the coding sequence ATGGCATTAGAAATCACAGACGCAAACTTCGAAGAATTGGTTTTAAAAAGTGATAAACCAGTATTAGTAGATTTTTGGGCAGAATGGTGTGGACCATGTAGAATGGTTGGACCAGTAGTTGAAGAACTATCAAAAGAATACGAAGGTAAAGCAGTTATCGGAAAAGTTAATGTGGATTTAAATTCAAACATTAGCGCGAACTACGGAATCCGTAATATCCCAACACTTCTTTATTTTAAAAACGGTCAGTTAGTTGACAAACAAGTGGGTGTGGTTCCAAAATCAGCTTTAGCAGCTAAGTTGGACGCTCAAATGTAA
- a CDS encoding transketolase — translation MGKQDSAARTSNLSFEEFKTIVLSDFKLVNESRQASLLGRKEVLTGKAKFGIFGDGKEVAQAAMSKVFKNGDFRSGYYRDQTFMFSIGALTIQQWFAGLYGHTDLSHEPMSAGRQMGGHFGTHSLNEDGTFKALVNQKNSSSDISPTGGQMPRLLGLAYASHFYRINKELQTEPFTNYSNKGNEVAFGTIGDASTSEGLFWETINAAGVLQVPMLMSVWDDGHGISVPKKYQTTKESISEILKGFQRENGGKGFEILKTKGWDYAHLCETYEKAVKICREEHVPVLVHVEEVTQPQGHSTSGSHERYKSKERLDWEVEFDCIKQMRQWILTNALANEEELVKIEEDAKEAVKQAKSAAWSNYLDPIKAEITEVTAIFDEMGGDDIGAIKKELQSIKEPNRRDIHSAVKNVLRTTYKNSSAAREALINWLETSRRQNSDRYSSHLYSQSPMKVQNISTKAVEYGEDKVMDGREILRENFDAILKKYPEVMIFGEDSGKIGGVNQGLEGLQLKYGEHRVFDTGIREATIMGQAIGLALRGLRPIAEIQYLDYLLYALQLMSDDLATLQWRTKGKQKAPVLIRTRGHRLEGVWHSGSPMGMIVHACRGINVCVPRNMTIASGFYNTLLEADEPALVIEPLNAYRLKEKQPSNFGEYKVALGVPEILTEGKDVTLVTYGSSVRIAQEALKHLEKHGISVELIDVQTLIPFDIHKSLVESVKKTNRLVVLDEDVPGGASAYILQKIMEEQGAYKFLDSAPLTIASKEHRPAYGSDGDYFSKPNADDVFDMIYRLMHESNPAQFPVIY, via the coding sequence ATGGGAAAACAAGACAGCGCAGCAAGGACAAGCAATTTAAGCTTCGAAGAATTTAAAACGATAGTACTTAGTGATTTTAAATTAGTGAACGAAAGTCGCCAGGCAAGTTTATTAGGAAGAAAAGAAGTGTTGACGGGAAAAGCTAAATTCGGAATTTTTGGAGATGGAAAAGAAGTAGCACAAGCTGCCATGAGCAAGGTATTTAAAAACGGCGATTTCAGAAGTGGTTATTACCGTGACCAGACTTTTATGTTTTCGATTGGAGCTTTAACCATTCAACAATGGTTTGCCGGGTTATACGGACATACAGATCTTTCTCACGAACCGATGAGCGCCGGGCGCCAGATGGGAGGTCACTTTGGTACGCATAGCCTTAACGAAGACGGAACTTTTAAAGCTCTTGTGAATCAAAAAAACTCAAGCAGCGATATTTCTCCAACAGGCGGGCAAATGCCGCGTTTATTGGGATTAGCCTATGCATCACATTTTTACAGAATAAACAAAGAGTTACAAACGGAACCTTTTACAAACTATAGTAACAAAGGAAATGAAGTAGCTTTTGGAACAATTGGTGATGCTTCAACAAGCGAAGGATTATTCTGGGAAACAATCAACGCCGCCGGAGTACTGCAGGTGCCAATGCTGATGAGTGTTTGGGACGATGGTCATGGGATTTCTGTTCCTAAAAAATATCAGACTACAAAAGAAAGTATCAGCGAAATTCTAAAAGGATTTCAAAGAGAAAACGGTGGAAAGGGATTTGAAATATTAAAGACCAAAGGATGGGATTATGCACATCTTTGCGAAACTTATGAAAAGGCGGTAAAGATCTGTCGTGAAGAACACGTACCTGTTCTTGTTCACGTAGAAGAAGTAACTCAGCCACAGGGGCACAGTACAAGCGGCTCGCACGAGCGTTATAAATCCAAAGAACGTTTAGACTGGGAAGTAGAGTTTGATTGTATTAAACAAATGCGTCAGTGGATCTTAACTAACGCGCTTGCTAATGAAGAAGAATTAGTGAAGATTGAAGAAGATGCAAAAGAGGCTGTTAAACAGGCGAAATCAGCAGCCTGGAGCAATTACCTTGATCCGATCAAAGCAGAGATAACCGAAGTAACAGCTATTTTTGATGAAATGGGTGGCGACGATATAGGAGCTATTAAGAAAGAATTACAAAGCATTAAAGAACCAAACAGAAGGGACATTCATTCGGCTGTAAAAAATGTTTTGAGAACCACATATAAAAACAGTTCGGCGGCAAGAGAAGCACTCATAAACTGGTTGGAAACTTCACGTCGTCAAAACAGTGACCGTTACAGTTCTCACCTGTATTCACAATCACCAATGAAAGTGCAGAATATTTCTACAAAAGCTGTAGAATATGGAGAAGATAAGGTAATGGATGGGCGTGAAATACTGCGTGAAAATTTTGACGCCATCCTTAAAAAATATCCGGAGGTAATGATCTTTGGTGAAGACTCAGGGAAAATCGGCGGGGTGAACCAGGGCCTGGAGGGTTTGCAGTTAAAATATGGCGAACACCGTGTTTTTGATACAGGAATTCGTGAAGCAACCATTATGGGGCAAGCTATAGGATTAGCACTGCGTGGACTCAGACCTATTGCCGAAATTCAATACTTAGATTATTTGTTATACGCTTTACAGCTGATGAGCGATGATCTTGCAACTTTACAGTGGCGCACAAAAGGAAAACAAAAGGCTCCTGTACTAATCCGTACCCGTGGACACAGGCTCGAAGGCGTTTGGCACAGTGGCTCGCCAATGGGAATGATAGTGCATGCCTGCCGTGGTATAAACGTTTGCGTGCCGCGCAACATGACCATTGCGTCTGGTTTTTATAACACTTTACTTGAGGCGGATGAACCAGCATTAGTTATCGAACCTTTAAACGCTTACCGTTTAAAAGAAAAACAACCTTCTAATTTTGGAGAATACAAAGTTGCTTTGGGCGTTCCTGAAATATTAACTGAAGGAAAAGACGTGACATTGGTAACTTATGGCAGTTCGGTTCGTATTGCGCAGGAAGCTTTAAAACATTTGGAAAAACATGGCATTTCAGTAGAACTTATCGATGTGCAAACGCTTATTCCTTTCGATATACATAAAAGCTTAGTTGAATCTGTTAAAAAGACTAACAGGCTAGTGGTTTTAGACGAAGATGTTCCGGGTGGAGCAAGTGCTTATATTTTGCAAAAAATCATGGAAGAACAAGGTGCTTATAAATTTCTTGATTCGGCACCCCTTACAATTGCTTCAAAAGAGCATAGGCCGGCTTATGGCAGTGATGGCGATTATTTCAGTAAACCGAATGCAGATGATGTTTTTGATATGATTTACCGACTTATGCACGAGAGTAACCCTGCGCAATTTCCGGTGATTTATTAA
- a CDS encoding AAA family ATPase, producing MQPLAERIRPKTLDQYIGQQHIIGSNSALRSAIKQNLLPSLILWGPPGVGKTSLALIIAAELKRPFYMLSAINSGVKDVREVIEKASDNNLFNQSKPVLFIDEIHRFSKSQQDSLLGAVEKGVVTLIGATTENPSFEVIPALLSRCQIYVLKSLEEQELVSLLQNAIRDDEYLSAKKIDLQEHEALVRVSGGDARKLLNALEIVVNSSASAEIIITNELVLNTIQQNLALYDKNGEQHYDIISAFIKSIRGSDPNAALYYLARMLKGGEDPSFIARRLLILSSEDIGNANPNALLLANNCFNAVKVIGMPEARIILAQCVTYLACSAKSNASYMGIAEASAAVDQTGDLPVPLQLRNAPTKLMKNLDYGKDYKYAHSFENNFAEQEFLPEELSGKKFYEPGNNAREAEQRAYLKKLWQEKYGY from the coding sequence ATGCAGCCTTTAGCCGAACGTATACGCCCCAAAACCCTCGACCAGTATATAGGTCAGCAACACATCATAGGTTCAAACAGCGCCCTGCGCAGCGCCATAAAACAAAACCTGTTGCCTTCCCTTATTCTATGGGGTCCTCCGGGTGTTGGTAAAACCTCTCTGGCACTTATTATTGCTGCAGAATTAAAACGACCATTTTACATGTTAAGTGCTATTAACAGCGGGGTAAAAGATGTGCGTGAAGTGATTGAAAAGGCAAGCGACAATAATTTATTTAATCAAAGTAAACCTGTTTTATTTATAGATGAGATTCACCGTTTTAGCAAATCGCAACAAGATTCGCTGTTAGGTGCGGTAGAAAAAGGTGTGGTGACTTTAATCGGCGCCACTACAGAAAATCCTTCTTTTGAAGTAATTCCCGCTTTATTATCGCGCTGTCAGATTTATGTTTTAAAATCTTTGGAAGAACAAGAACTTGTAAGTCTTTTACAGAACGCTATCCGTGATGATGAGTATTTGTCTGCGAAAAAAATCGATCTACAAGAGCATGAGGCGTTAGTGCGGGTAAGTGGCGGAGACGCGCGGAAACTTTTAAATGCTCTTGAAATTGTAGTAAACAGTTCTGCTTCAGCCGAGATTATTATAACCAACGAACTTGTTTTAAATACCATTCAACAAAACCTTGCTTTATATGATAAAAATGGAGAACAACATTACGATATTATCTCTGCGTTTATAAAATCAATCAGGGGAAGTGATCCCAACGCCGCGCTCTATTATCTTGCGCGCATGCTAAAAGGCGGTGAGGATCCTTCTTTTATAGCCAGAAGACTCTTAATCCTGTCGAGTGAGGATATTGGTAATGCAAATCCGAATGCTTTATTGCTTGCCAATAATTGTTTTAACGCGGTAAAAGTAATCGGCATGCCTGAAGCCAGGATTATCCTTGCGCAGTGCGTTACTTACTTAGCCTGCAGTGCAAAGAGCAACGCCAGCTACATGGGTATTGCAGAAGCTTCTGCTGCCGTAGATCAAACCGGCGATCTTCCTGTGCCTTTACAATTGAGAAATGCTCCTACAAAACTCATGAAGAATCTTGATTATGGAAAAGATTACAAATACGCTCACTCGTTTGAAAACAACTTTGCAGAACAAGAATTTTTACCTGAAGAATTAAGCGGGAAAAAATTTTATGAGCCCGGTAACAACGCGCGTGAAGCAGAACAGAGGGCTTATCTCAAAAAGTTGTGGCAGGAGAAGTATGGGTATTAA
- the msrA gene encoding peptide-methionine (S)-S-oxide reductase: protein MKIAVTMVAAIFFITACGQNKPQETKKLSMKTEETSTKTPNIPAINSGIDTATFGAGCFWCIEAVFQRLNGVISVKSGYSGGHVKNPSYREVCNGTTGHAEVAEIVYDKSKLSFDELLEVFWKTHDPTTLNQQGNDHGTQYRSAIFYHTLEQKEKAEKYKNELNAAKVYPDPIVTEIVPFEKFYVAEDYHQNYYNQNGEQGYCKFVIQPKVEKFEKIFKDKMKH, encoded by the coding sequence ATAAAAATAGCTGTAACGATGGTTGCAGCTATTTTTTTTATCACCGCATGCGGACAGAATAAACCACAGGAAACAAAAAAACTAAGTATGAAAACAGAAGAAACAAGCACTAAAACCCCAAACATTCCGGCCATAAATTCAGGCATAGATACAGCAACTTTCGGAGCAGGTTGTTTCTGGTGCATCGAAGCAGTATTTCAACGTCTGAATGGCGTAATTAGCGTAAAGAGTGGCTACAGTGGGGGACATGTGAAAAATCCATCGTATCGCGAAGTTTGTAATGGAACAACAGGACATGCTGAGGTAGCGGAGATCGTATACGATAAAAGTAAATTGAGCTTTGATGAATTATTAGAGGTTTTTTGGAAGACTCACGATCCAACTACTCTAAATCAACAAGGTAATGATCACGGAACCCAATACCGCTCGGCTATTTTTTATCATACGCTTGAGCAGAAAGAAAAAGCAGAGAAATATAAAAACGAATTAAATGCGGCAAAGGTTTATCCTGATCCCATTGTTACAGAGATAGTTCCTTTTGAGAAATTTTACGTGGCAGAAGACTACCATCAAAATTATTACAATCAAAATGGCGAACAGGGCTATTGCAAATTTGTAATTCAACCAAAGGTGGAGAAATTTGAAAAGATCTTTAAAGATAAGATGAAGCACTAA
- the efp gene encoding elongation factor P has translation MADTGDINVGSIIRFNGELVQITDYQHRTPGNLRAFYQAKMRNLKNGKQTENRFRSGESVEVVRVEFRMMQFIYTEGEFAVVMDNESFEQVHIPLLMFGDSGRFLKEGMEVKISFEGDDAILAEAPTFVEAQITYAEPGLKGDTATNTLKPAKIDTGTEIRVPLFLNEGDWVKIDTRTGEYVERIKK, from the coding sequence ATGGCAGATACAGGCGACATCAATGTAGGTTCAATCATCCGCTTTAACGGAGAACTGGTTCAAATTACAGACTACCAACACCGCACTCCCGGTAACTTACGTGCTTTTTACCAGGCTAAAATGCGTAACTTAAAAAATGGCAAACAAACAGAAAACCGTTTCAGAAGCGGTGAAAGCGTAGAAGTTGTACGTGTGGAATTTCGCATGATGCAATTTATTTATACCGAAGGAGAATTTGCTGTGGTAATGGATAATGAGTCTTTTGAACAAGTGCATATTCCTTTGTTAATGTTTGGTGATAGCGGACGTTTCTTAAAAGAAGGTATGGAAGTAAAGATCAGCTTTGAAGGCGATGATGCTATCCTCGCTGAAGCTCCGACTTTTGTAGAGGCTCAGATTACCTATGCAGAACCAGGATTAAAAGGCGATACAGCGACTAACACATTAAAACCTGCAAAAATTGATACCGGTACAGAAATTCGTGTTCCTTTATTTTTAAACGAAGGCGACTGGGTGAAAATCGACACCCGCACAGGTGAATATGTTGAACGTATTAAGAAATAA